The Natronomonas salsuginis genome includes a region encoding these proteins:
- a CDS encoding AbrB/MazE/SpoVT family DNA-binding domain-containing protein has protein sequence MSKSTHITEKGQATIPKELREKYDLKPGDEVIWMDTEDGIVVRKRTRTGGRGMLVPDDLSDEKRKEVADALSERVRQRRDRNYEEV, from the coding sequence ATGAGCAAATCAACGCACATCACGGAGAAGGGGCAGGCGACGATCCCGAAAGAGCTCCGTGAGAAATACGATCTCAAGCCCGGAGACGAGGTGATCTGGATGGATACCGAGGATGGGATCGTGGTCAGGAAACGGACACGCACCGGGGGGCGCGGGATGCTCGTCCCTGATGACCTGTCGGACGAAAAGCGGAAAGAAGTTGCTGACGCGCTGAGCGAACGCGTCCGTCAGCGCCGCGACCGCAACTACGAGGAAGTCTGA
- a CDS encoding type II toxin-antitoxin system RelE family toxin has protein sequence MSDGEWTWELSSKAQSDLGRLPSDTRGRIMEKLDDIVDSPWRDPPDYGEPLQNSPYRKVRIGEFRLSVTFRREEKRMIVARIKRRSGAYTADDD, from the coding sequence ATGAGTGACGGCGAGTGGACGTGGGAGCTCTCGTCGAAAGCGCAGTCCGATCTCGGCCGACTTCCGTCCGATACACGAGGCCGTATCATGGAAAAACTGGACGACATCGTCGACTCTCCGTGGCGCGATCCACCGGACTACGGCGAACCGCTGCAGAACAGCCCCTACCGGAAGGTGCGTATTGGCGAGTTTCGACTCTCGGTGACGTTCCGACGGGAGGAAAAACGAATGATCGTTGCACGAATCAAACGACGCAGCGGGGCGTACACCGCTGACGACGATTGA
- a CDS encoding carboxypeptidase M32, giving the protein MATTDDSVPAAYEDLLDRYGRATYLGDANGILSWDQEVMMPEGGTPARSKQRGAVSAVAHDILVDDEVADLLDELDGADLSDERRAVVREIRREHERKVRVPTDLVEEISTATAEAHPVWADAREADEFDAFAPTLERLLDLKRRYAEHVDPDADHYATLFADYEPYLDLSTAERVLEELREGLVPLIEAIADSDTEPYAISGTFPESDQLELTHEALSTLGYDFERGRLDTAPHPFSMGTQFDARVTTRFDQSEPLDSLASTIHEFGHANYTLGLPQDAYGSPLGEHRGLTVHESQSRLFENHVGRSEAFWRLFVDRFNAQYDTDLTARQAYEAANRVYDDNCIRVEADELTYHLHIVLRFEIERELVVGDLAVEDVPTVWNDRMDAYLGVRPDGDDEGCLQDIHWSHGSFGYFPTYSLGSVLAAQLYAAAAAEIDDLDSKIEAGEFDALQAWLRENVHEHGRRYRTDELIERATGEPLTAEYFLEYAEEKFGELYDLDR; this is encoded by the coding sequence ATGGCCACGACTGACGACTCCGTCCCGGCGGCGTACGAGGACCTCCTGGACCGATACGGGCGGGCGACGTATCTGGGCGACGCGAACGGCATTCTGAGCTGGGATCAGGAGGTGATGATGCCCGAGGGCGGAACGCCGGCGCGGTCGAAACAGCGCGGCGCGGTCTCGGCGGTCGCCCACGACATCCTCGTCGACGACGAGGTGGCCGACCTGCTCGACGAACTGGACGGAGCCGACCTCTCCGACGAACGGCGTGCCGTGGTCCGCGAGATTCGACGCGAGCACGAACGCAAGGTACGCGTGCCGACCGACCTCGTCGAGGAGATCTCGACGGCGACCGCCGAGGCCCACCCCGTCTGGGCCGACGCCCGGGAGGCGGACGAGTTCGACGCCTTCGCGCCGACGCTCGAACGATTGCTCGATCTCAAGCGCCGCTACGCCGAGCACGTCGATCCCGACGCCGACCACTACGCGACTCTTTTCGCGGACTACGAGCCTTACCTCGACCTCTCGACGGCCGAGCGCGTCCTCGAAGAGCTCCGCGAGGGGCTCGTCCCGCTCATCGAGGCGATCGCCGACTCCGACACCGAACCGTACGCGATCTCTGGGACGTTCCCGGAGTCGGACCAGCTCGAACTGACCCACGAGGCGCTCTCGACGCTCGGCTACGACTTCGAGCGTGGCCGCCTCGACACTGCGCCGCACCCGTTCTCGATGGGAACGCAGTTCGACGCCCGCGTGACGACGCGCTTCGATCAGTCCGAACCGCTCGACTCGCTCGCTTCGACGATCCACGAGTTCGGCCACGCGAACTACACGCTCGGGCTGCCGCAGGACGCCTACGGCTCGCCGCTGGGCGAACACCGCGGCCTGACGGTCCACGAGTCCCAATCGCGGCTCTTCGAGAACCACGTGGGTCGCTCGGAAGCGTTCTGGCGGCTGTTCGTCGACCGGTTCAACGCCCAGTACGACACCGATCTTACCGCTCGACAGGCCTACGAGGCGGCCAATCGGGTGTACGACGACAACTGCATCCGGGTCGAGGCCGACGAGCTGACCTACCACCTCCACATCGTGTTGCGCTTCGAGATCGAGCGCGAACTCGTCGTGGGCGACCTCGCCGTCGAGGACGTGCCGACCGTCTGGAACGATCGGATGGACGCGTACCTCGGCGTCCGTCCCGACGGCGACGACGAGGGCTGTCTGCAGGACATTCACTGGAGCCACGGTTCGTTCGGCTACTTCCCGACGTACTCGCTCGGGAGCGTCCTCGCCGCCCAGCTGTACGCGGCCGCCGCCGCGGAGATCGACGACCTCGACTCGAAGATCGAAGCCGGCGAGTTCGACGCCTTGCAGGCGTGGCTGCGCGAGAACGTCCACGAACACGGCCGCCGCTACCGCACCGACGAACTGATCGAGCGAGCGACGGGCGAACCGCTCACCGCCGAATACTTCCTCGAGTACGCGGAGGAGAAGTTCGGCGAGCTGTACGACCTCGATCGGTGA
- a CDS encoding ribbon-helix-helix domain-containing protein — MSEATTNGGDEEEVVTVNFKATRSFVDKIDETWQGRGFNSRSEFIRYTLRDAVEFPSFDRDELVALLAAEEDIREGRTMSADEARERFRSDE; from the coding sequence ATGTCAGAAGCAACCACCAACGGCGGCGATGAGGAAGAGGTCGTCACGGTGAATTTTAAAGCCACCAGGTCGTTCGTGGACAAAATCGACGAGACGTGGCAGGGGCGCGGATTCAACAGTCGAAGCGAGTTCATTCGGTATACGCTCCGAGACGCGGTGGAATTTCCGTCGTTCGATCGGGACGAGCTCGTCGCGCTCTTGGCCGCCGAGGAGGACATCCGCGAGGGTCGGACGATGAGTGCGGACGAAGCCCGCGAGCGGTTTAGGAGCGATGAGTGA
- a CDS encoding methylated-DNA--[protein]-cysteine S-methyltransferase has protein sequence MEVELFGSTFAVDETYVEESPAEIREQIEEYERGERRTFDLAIDAPDTFTGRVMGQMIEIPYGETRTYGGIADALDTSPIAVGGACGRNPVTVVVPCHRVVKSDGGLGGFSASGGVAVKRRMLDHEAEHASA, from the coding sequence ATGGAAGTCGAGCTATTCGGGTCCACGTTCGCGGTCGACGAGACGTACGTCGAGGAATCGCCCGCGGAGATCCGCGAGCAGATCGAAGAGTACGAGCGCGGCGAGCGGCGGACGTTCGACCTCGCCATCGACGCGCCGGACACGTTCACTGGGAGGGTGATGGGGCAGATGATCGAAATCCCGTACGGCGAAACGCGAACCTACGGCGGGATCGCCGATGCGCTCGATACGTCGCCGATCGCGGTCGGCGGTGCCTGCGGGCGAAACCCGGTTACGGTGGTCGTACCGTGTCACCGCGTCGTCAAGAGCGACGGCGGGCTGGGCGGGTTCTCCGCCTCCGGCGGCGTGGCGGTGAAGCGGCGCATGCTCGATCACGAGGCGGAGCACGCGTCGGCGTGA
- a CDS encoding FAS1-like dehydratase domain-containing protein → MPTDRSDERADIPAEGDVITHERTFTVEHVREFGEITGDQQSIHTDPDADGRLIVQELLTGSLMTKIGGHLRYIAQTMTYEFRRPVFTGETVTCEWTVESVAEREDRYLLENDVVYRNEDDKTVVDASTSGLIWKDET, encoded by the coding sequence ATGCCAACTGATAGGTCGGACGAACGCGCCGATATCCCCGCCGAGGGCGACGTCATCACCCACGAACGGACGTTCACAGTCGAGCACGTGCGCGAGTTCGGCGAGATCACCGGCGATCAGCAGTCGATTCACACCGATCCCGACGCGGACGGGCGGCTGATCGTCCAGGAGCTGCTCACCGGATCGCTCATGACGAAGATCGGGGGCCATCTACGCTACATCGCCCAGACGATGACCTACGAGTTCCGGCGGCCCGTGTTCACCGGCGAGACGGTCACCTGCGAGTGGACCGTCGAATCGGTGGCGGAGCGAGAGGACCGCTACCTGCTCGAAAACGACGTCGTCTACCGCAACGAAGACGACAAGACGGTCGTCGATGCGAGCACGTCGGGGCTGATCTGGAAGGACGAGACGTAG